In one Dreissena polymorpha isolate Duluth1 chromosome 7, UMN_Dpol_1.0, whole genome shotgun sequence genomic region, the following are encoded:
- the LOC127837573 gene encoding spermidine/spermine N(1)-acetyltransferase-like protein 1 isoform X15: MHGTNMTGGHMHEMNMTGGHMHDMNMTGGQMHEMNMTGGHMHVMNMTGGHMHEMNMTGGHMHEMNMTGGHMHEMNMTGGQMHEMNMTGMNVPGTNIPGMNMPGMNMPGINMPGMNMPGMNMPGTNMPGMNMPGTNMPGMNMPGMNMPGTNMPGMNMPGTNMPGTNMPGMNMPGMNMPGMNMPGMNMPGMNMPGMNMPGMSKWPCEMSDGMMTYYHDGYCEQILFDGLITSSNKGMIAACFAVFALLILFEAIKLGREKLLSHARQRQAAGSADKPLSYTGWQPSATVSVRSQMLQAPHALHTLLVLITTF; the protein is encoded by the exons ATGCATGGAACGAATATGACAGGAGGACATATGCATGAAATGAATATGACAGGAGGACATATGCATGACATGAATATGACAGGAGGACAAATGCATGAAATGAATATGACAGGAGGACATATGCATGTAATGAATATGACAGGAGGACATATGCATGAAATGAATATGACAGGAGGACATATGCATGAAATGAATATGACAGGAGGACATATGCATGAAATGAATATGACAGGAGGACAAATGCATGAAATGAATATGACAGGAATGAATGTGCCTGGAACGAATATTCCTGGAATGAATATGCCTGGAATGAATATGCCTGGGATTAATATGCCTGGAATGAATATGCCTGGAATGAATATGCCAGGAACGAATATGCCTGGAATGAATATGCCTGGAACGAATATGC CTGGAATGAATATGCCTGGAATGAATATGCCAGGAACGAATATGCCTGGAATGAATATGCCTGGAACGAATATGCCTGGAACGAATATGCCTGGAATGAATATGCCTGGAATGAATATGCCAGGGATGAATATGCCTGGAATGAATATGCCAGGGATGAATATGCCTGGAATGAATATGCCAGGGATGAGCAAATGGCCGTGCGAAATGTCCGATGGAATGATG ACCTATTACCATGACGGATACTGTGAACAAATCCTGTTTGACGGACTCATCACCTCAAGTAACAAAG GGATGATAGCAGCGTGCTTCGCCGTCTTCGCCTTGTTGATTCTGTTTGAAGCCATAAAATTAGGCCGCGAGAAGCTGCTGTCTCATGCCAGACAAAGACAGGCGGCTGGCAGCGCCGACAAGCCACTCAGTTATACAGGTTGGCAACCCTCTGCCACCGTCAGTGTGCG
- the LOC127837573 gene encoding spermidine/spermine N(1)-acetyltransferase-like protein 1 isoform X17 — translation MHGTNMTGGHMHEMNMTGGHMHDMNMTGGQMHEMNMTGGHMHVMNMTGGHMHEMNMTGGHMHEMNMTGGHMHEMNMTGGQMHEMNMTGMNVPGTNIPGMNMPGMNMPGINMPGMNMPGMNMPGTNMPGMNMPGTNMPGMNMPGMNMPGTNMPGMNMPGTNMPGTNMPGMNMPGMNMPGMNMPGMNMPGMNMPGMNMPGMSKWPCEMSDGMMTYYHDGYCEQILFDGLITSSNKGMIAACFAVFALLILFEAIKLGREKLLSHARQRQAAGSADKPLSYTGWQPSATVSVRSQMLQAPHALQYLLVLIQTF, via the exons ATGCATGGAACGAATATGACAGGAGGACATATGCATGAAATGAATATGACAGGAGGACATATGCATGACATGAATATGACAGGAGGACAAATGCATGAAATGAATATGACAGGAGGACATATGCATGTAATGAATATGACAGGAGGACATATGCATGAAATGAATATGACAGGAGGACATATGCATGAAATGAATATGACAGGAGGACATATGCATGAAATGAATATGACAGGAGGACAAATGCATGAAATGAATATGACAGGAATGAATGTGCCTGGAACGAATATTCCTGGAATGAATATGCCTGGAATGAATATGCCTGGGATTAATATGCCTGGAATGAATATGCCTGGAATGAATATGCCAGGAACGAATATGCCTGGAATGAATATGCCTGGAACGAATATGC CTGGAATGAATATGCCTGGAATGAATATGCCAGGAACGAATATGCCTGGAATGAATATGCCTGGAACGAATATGCCTGGAACGAATATGCCTGGAATGAATATGCCTGGAATGAATATGCCAGGGATGAATATGCCTGGAATGAATATGCCAGGGATGAATATGCCTGGAATGAATATGCCAGGGATGAGCAAATGGCCGTGCGAAATGTCCGATGGAATGATG ACCTATTACCATGACGGATACTGTGAACAAATCCTGTTTGACGGACTCATCACCTCAAGTAACAAAG GGATGATAGCAGCGTGCTTCGCCGTCTTCGCCTTGTTGATTCTGTTTGAAGCCATAAAATTAGGCCGCGAGAAGCTGCTGTCTCATGCCAGACAAAGACAGGCGGCTGGCAGCGCCGACAAGCCACTCAGTTATACAGGTTGGCAACCCTCTGCCACCGTCAGTGTGCG